A part of Nitrospirota bacterium genomic DNA contains:
- a CDS encoding Smr/MutS family protein translates to MTVPQSIELPIDGTLDLHTFLPGEVTDLVPEYLAACRERGITQVRIIHGKGVGTLRTMVGKILEKLPYVESFTTAEGSAGGWGATIVTLRRI, encoded by the coding sequence ATGACCGTTCCCCAGTCCATAGAACTGCCCATAGACGGCACACTCGACCTGCACACGTTCCTGCCCGGAGAAGTGACTGACCTGGTTCCCGAATACCTCGCCGCCTGCCGGGAGCGCGGTATCACGCAGGTCCGAATCATACACGGAAAAGGCGTCGGTACGCTGCGGACCATGGTCGGGAAAATCCTTGAAAAGCTCCCCTACGTAGAATCGTTTACAACAGCGGAAGGAAGTGCCGGCGGCTGGGGAGCGACGATCGTGACGCTGCGGAGAATATGA
- a CDS encoding CAP domain-containing protein: MIRMITRCQKTISIVICALVLYSCAPAPSRIDPVSLKKRPQPTISAAGLEKKIHTLINRERKTHGLPQLEWDDALAGIGRKHSKDMALRNYFGHNSPEGHDFSYRYRQEGYQCAVRVGNTIYGGAENIALNNQYASVTTVNGEAFYDWNSQDTIAETTVQGWMNSTGHRKNILMPHWRREGIGVVFGPEGKIDITQNFC; encoded by the coding sequence ATGATCAGGATGATCACTCGTTGTCAGAAGACGATCAGTATCGTGATATGCGCGCTTGTCCTTTATTCCTGCGCCCCAGCCCCTTCACGGATCGACCCCGTGTCGCTCAAGAAGCGGCCACAACCGACGATATCCGCAGCCGGCCTGGAAAAGAAGATCCACACCCTTATCAACAGAGAACGAAAAACACACGGCTTGCCGCAACTCGAATGGGATGATGCGCTTGCGGGTATTGGAAGAAAACACAGCAAGGATATGGCACTCAGAAATTACTTTGGCCATAATTCCCCGGAAGGGCATGACTTCTCATACCGGTACCGACAGGAAGGATATCAGTGCGCGGTCCGCGTGGGCAATACCATTTACGGGGGCGCGGAAAACATCGCATTGAACAACCAATATGCCTCTGTTACCACGGTGAATGGTGAGGCCTTCTACGACTGGAACTCGCAGGATACGATCGCTGAAACAACGGTGCAGGGATGGATGAACAGCACGGGTCACCGGAAAAATATTCTCATGCCCCACTGGAGGCGCGAGGGAATCGGCGTCGTCTTTGGCCCTGAGGGAAAGATCGATATAACGCAGAATTTTTGCTGA
- a CDS encoding type II toxin-antitoxin system VapC family toxin, translating into MKNRVFIDTSIFMYARGNDHALKAPCAQIILAIARDGTLGNFGAPVVNAEVLQEILYRYIMIEKGDIGLSICKDIFALDIDVLSVTKDDMNRVFELFERYRLKNLPPRDLIHAAVMINNGISTIFSADKHFDAIKEIKRVRPEQFARSL; encoded by the coding sequence ATGAAAAACAGGGTCTTCATCGATACCAGTATCTTCATGTACGCCCGGGGCAACGACCACGCGCTCAAGGCGCCCTGCGCGCAGATCATTCTTGCGATAGCCAGAGACGGCACGCTCGGCAATTTTGGCGCTCCGGTGGTGAATGCGGAGGTATTGCAGGAGATACTCTATCGATATATCATGATTGAGAAAGGAGATATCGGCCTGTCGATATGCAAGGACATCTTCGCGCTGGATATCGATGTTCTCTCTGTTACAAAAGACGATATGAATCGCGTGTTCGAGTTATTCGAGCGATATCGTTTGAAAAACCTTCCACCCCGCGACCTCATTCATGCGGCGGTCATGATCAACAACGGAATCTCCACCATCTTTTCAGCGGACAAGCATTTTGATGCGATCAAGGAGATCAAGAGAGTGCGCCCGGAACAGTTCGCTCGTTCTCTTTGA
- a CDS encoding RidA family protein, translating into MEKKIIKTDDAPQAIGPYSQAVEAGGFVFVSGQIPIDPKSGNVVQVDIKAQTRQVMENAKAILSAAGCGMSKVVKATIYLKNMSDFASVNEIYGGYFPAEPPARATIEVSRLPKEVAIEMDFTAWKG; encoded by the coding sequence TTGGAGAAGAAAATCATAAAAACAGACGATGCTCCCCAGGCAATCGGCCCCTATTCCCAGGCTGTTGAGGCGGGTGGCTTTGTGTTCGTATCCGGTCAGATACCGATAGACCCGAAAAGCGGAAATGTGGTACAGGTTGACATAAAAGCCCAGACCAGGCAGGTTATGGAGAATGCCAAAGCCATACTCTCGGCAGCCGGATGCGGCATGTCAAAGGTGGTAAAGGCCACGATCTATCTCAAGAACATGTCTGATTTCGCCTCGGTGAACGAGATATATGGCGGGTATTTCCCCGCTGAACCGCCTGCCCGGGCCACGATAGAGGTATCGCGTCTTCCCAAGGAAGTGGCGATTGAAATGGATTTTACGGCGTGGAAAGGGTAG
- a CDS encoding bifunctional (p)ppGpp synthetase/guanosine-3',5'-bis(diphosphate) 3'-pyrophosphohydrolase has protein sequence MPAVRLEDIVERIQGYNPDADVDLLRRAYIFSAKVHQGQTRLSGETYLNHPIEVAAILANLKLDAATVAAGLLHDTIEDTTATPKELKEMFGEEVAGLVDGMTKLSRIELQSREQREAENFRKMIVAMARDIRVILIKLADRLHNMRTLRSLPPEKQKRIAQETLDIYAPIANRMGISRIKIELEDLSFMYLEPEAYEDLVRKVNQRRIERESYINELIEVMKQQLGEHGYKGEVKGRPKHFYSIYQKMQKQGIAFEDIYDLIAIRIITDTKVNCYAILGLIHSLWTPVPGRFKDFIGVPKSNLYQSLHTTIIGPKGERVEFQIRTDEMHRLAEEGIAAHWRYKEKSAISQRDEQQYAWLRQLLEWQKDVPDAKEFMETVKGDLFPDVVYVFTPRGDVKELPMGSTPVDFAYSVHTDIGHQCVGAKVNGKIVPLKHELRNGDKVEVTTQTGHTPSRDWLKYVKTSRAKTRIKAWLKTEERRRSMLLGKELLEKELRKHELSPSKFFKSEELLGVVKELSQNTIEDLLAAIGYGKVSALQVANKLAPDKVHIEPVSKPKRSFFKRAKPASVSGGMKINGMDNMLIHLSKCCNPVPGDKILGFITRGRGVAIHTVDCTNVSDLTFDKERLVEVSWGDLQAGAHAVKISVQTKDKPGLLASVSSSISAAEANITHAEVTTNEDRQAMLNFTIDIRDVEHLNRIIKNIEAIKGVIDVKRIRTG, from the coding sequence ATGCCTGCTGTTCGCCTTGAAGACATAGTTGAGCGGATCCAAGGGTACAATCCCGATGCCGATGTGGACCTCCTGAGGCGCGCCTATATCTTCTCGGCCAAGGTGCATCAGGGACAGACGCGGCTCTCGGGTGAAACCTATCTCAACCATCCCATCGAAGTGGCCGCCATTCTCGCCAATCTTAAGCTGGACGCGGCCACGGTGGCAGCCGGCCTGCTCCACGATACCATCGAAGACACCACTGCCACACCCAAAGAACTCAAAGAGATGTTCGGTGAAGAGGTCGCGGGACTGGTGGACGGCATGACCAAGCTCTCCCGCATTGAACTCCAGAGCCGCGAACAGCGCGAGGCGGAGAACTTCCGCAAGATGATCGTGGCCATGGCCAGGGACATCAGGGTCATTCTGATCAAATTGGCCGACCGGCTTCACAACATGCGCACGCTCAGATCACTCCCTCCGGAAAAACAGAAGCGCATTGCGCAGGAAACGCTCGATATCTACGCCCCCATCGCTAACCGCATGGGCATTTCCCGGATCAAGATCGAGCTTGAAGACCTTTCGTTCATGTACCTTGAACCCGAGGCTTACGAAGACCTGGTCCGTAAGGTCAACCAGCGCCGTATCGAGCGCGAGTCCTACATCAACGAGCTCATCGAGGTCATGAAACAGCAGCTCGGGGAGCATGGGTATAAGGGGGAGGTAAAGGGCAGGCCCAAGCACTTTTACAGCATCTACCAGAAGATGCAGAAGCAGGGGATCGCCTTTGAAGATATCTACGACCTGATCGCGATCAGGATCATCACCGATACCAAGGTGAACTGCTACGCCATCCTCGGGCTCATCCATTCGCTCTGGACGCCGGTGCCGGGCCGCTTCAAGGACTTTATCGGCGTGCCCAAATCCAACCTCTACCAGTCGCTCCATACCACGATCATCGGCCCCAAGGGGGAGCGTGTCGAATTCCAGATCCGCACCGATGAAATGCACCGCCTTGCCGAGGAAGGGATCGCCGCGCACTGGAGGTATAAGGAAAAATCAGCCATCAGTCAGCGCGATGAACAGCAGTATGCCTGGCTCAGACAGCTCCTGGAATGGCAGAAGGACGTCCCGGACGCCAAAGAGTTCATGGAAACGGTCAAGGGCGACCTGTTCCCGGACGTGGTCTATGTGTTTACTCCTCGCGGGGACGTGAAGGAACTGCCGATGGGTTCAACGCCCGTGGATTTCGCTTACAGCGTGCATACCGATATCGGGCATCAATGCGTGGGCGCCAAGGTGAACGGCAAGATCGTACCGCTCAAACATGAGCTTCGCAACGGCGACAAGGTCGAGGTCACCACCCAGACGGGCCACACGCCGAGCCGTGACTGGCTCAAGTACGTCAAGACCTCCCGGGCAAAGACAAGGATCAAGGCGTGGCTCAAGACCGAAGAACGCAGGCGGAGCATGCTCCTGGGGAAGGAACTGCTCGAAAAAGAGCTTCGCAAGCATGAGCTCAGCCCCTCAAAGTTCTTCAAATCGGAAGAGCTTCTTGGTGTCGTGAAAGAACTGTCCCAGAATACGATCGAAGACCTGCTGGCTGCCATCGGCTATGGCAAGGTATCTGCCCTCCAGGTCGCGAACAAGCTTGCTCCGGATAAGGTGCACATCGAGCCGGTCTCCAAGCCCAAGAGATCGTTCTTTAAACGCGCAAAGCCGGCCAGCGTAAGCGGAGGCATGAAGATAAACGGCATGGACAACATGCTTATCCATCTTTCCAAGTGCTGTAATCCCGTGCCTGGCGACAAGATACTCGGGTTCATCACCAGGGGGAGGGGGGTCGCCATCCATACCGTGGACTGTACGAATGTCAGCGATCTTACCTTTGATAAGGAACGGCTTGTGGAGGTTTCGTGGGGGGATCTGCAGGCCGGGGCCCATGCGGTCAAGATCTCGGTCCAGACCAAGGACAAACCAGGCCTCCTGGCCAGCGTCTCATCATCCATCAGCGCGGCGGAGGCAAACATTACACACGCCGAGGTTACCACCAACGAAGACCGTCAAGCCATGCTTAACTTTACTATAGACATACGGGATGTGGAGCATCTGAACAGGATCATAAAGAACATCGAGGCAATTAAAGGGGTCATTGACGTGAAGAGGATCAGGACAGGGTAG